A section of the Cuniculiplasma divulgatum genome encodes:
- a CDS encoding FAD-binding oxidoreductase, which produces MPLSKYDVIVVGAGIVGLTSAYHLKLDNPDLKILVVDRAPTFAQGNTAKSAAGFRDLFSSDENFKLSSSTISQYRSIQDSGKFDLGMNFVGYMFLMGPNDPRKDLLMELSGRTKIEFLDRDELASYPYLSLKPSGESAGIMNLPSIESAAIGKNCGIIEPELIAQYYYDECVRIGVEFSFSTEVASFRLQPVNPLDFPGEPFLWQDKILRTIETNRGNFTADIFIAATDAWTTALLDPTGIDCHIRPKKRQIFQTGGKEVEKVLFGWERNSDGVLPFTIVPSRGVYIRPAPRFRSLWLGVADDYNRDFSFTENPEAERSFYDYSVSQIITSYFPSLTEQKVTGMWAGYYSYNTVDKTPYIFRDLNIIVATGTSGSGILKGDAIGRVVSALYSGKETARLHGGQEIKVESLGVHNRSAASENLVL; this is translated from the coding sequence GTGCCGCTCTCAAAATATGATGTCATTGTAGTAGGAGCTGGAATTGTAGGTTTGACTTCTGCGTATCATCTGAAACTGGATAATCCAGACCTGAAGATTCTTGTGGTTGACCGTGCACCCACATTTGCCCAGGGAAATACTGCAAAAAGCGCCGCCGGATTCAGGGACCTTTTCTCTTCCGACGAGAATTTTAAACTTTCCTCATCCACAATTTCACAGTACAGGAGCATACAGGATTCAGGTAAATTTGACCTTGGGATGAATTTTGTGGGATATATGTTCCTGATGGGCCCCAATGATCCGAGGAAGGATCTGCTGATGGAGCTGAGTGGTCGTACAAAAATTGAATTCCTTGACAGGGATGAACTTGCATCCTACCCGTATCTCTCCCTGAAGCCCTCAGGAGAATCTGCCGGTATAATGAATCTGCCCAGTATTGAATCTGCGGCCATTGGCAAGAATTGCGGAATAATAGAGCCTGAACTGATAGCACAGTACTACTATGATGAATGTGTCAGGATCGGCGTTGAATTCAGTTTTTCCACAGAGGTTGCATCATTCAGGCTCCAGCCTGTCAACCCTCTTGATTTCCCCGGTGAGCCGTTCCTCTGGCAGGACAAGATACTCAGGACAATCGAAACAAACCGTGGGAATTTCACAGCAGACATATTCATAGCAGCCACAGACGCATGGACAACGGCGCTTCTTGATCCAACCGGCATTGACTGCCACATCAGGCCAAAGAAAAGGCAGATATTTCAGACTGGAGGGAAGGAGGTGGAGAAAGTCCTCTTCGGATGGGAGAGAAACAGTGACGGTGTGCTTCCATTCACAATTGTCCCTTCCCGTGGAGTATACATCAGGCCAGCCCCAAGATTCCGTTCACTCTGGCTGGGGGTTGCGGATGATTATAACAGGGATTTTTCATTCACTGAGAATCCCGAGGCTGAGAGAAGTTTCTACGATTACAGCGTATCACAGATCATCACTTCCTACTTCCCCTCCCTTACAGAACAGAAGGTTACTGGAATGTGGGCCGGGTATTATTCATACAATACCGTGGATAAGACGCCATACATATTCCGGGACCTGAACATAATTGTGGCAACTGGAACCAGCGGCAGTGGCATACTGAAGGGGGATGCCATAGGGCGTGTTGTATCGGCTCTCTATTCCGGGAAGGAAACTGCCAGGCTTCATGGAGGGCAAGAAATTAAAGTTGAATCCCTTGGGGTGCACAATCGCAGCGCGGCAAGCGAAAATCTGGTTCTCTAG
- a CDS encoding HNH endonuclease signature motif containing protein, giving the protein MLEHPALQESVFKDIPRLPHVRLMDVSSMFRIAQVEDFDPRGESRGKNVPWQTISKAVLLRDDYRCRVCGKGTFTQVDSADLYNKVHFDLEVHHIVPRKDGGNDSFKNLISLCSACHHVTFSNRYTGVPVRNSMDLFSFERKIFLAIPPDETQNFSGQLEKGTLRDYQRVFDQENMRHVVVPMRGARLEFSALRITLEEYRKIVSGMIHSLDIADYSTYASVISGSDEKCRFLTDSNGSIIA; this is encoded by the coding sequence ATGCTAGAACATCCAGCCCTGCAGGAGAGTGTTTTTAAGGATATTCCGAGGCTTCCCCATGTACGCCTGATGGATGTTTCCAGCATGTTCAGGATTGCGCAGGTTGAGGATTTTGATCCCAGAGGGGAAAGCAGGGGAAAGAACGTACCATGGCAGACTATTTCAAAAGCAGTCCTGTTGAGGGACGATTACCGATGCAGGGTCTGTGGAAAAGGCACATTCACCCAGGTTGATTCTGCAGATCTTTACAATAAGGTGCATTTTGATCTCGAAGTGCATCACATTGTGCCAAGAAAGGACGGCGGGAACGATTCCTTCAAAAATCTCATATCATTGTGCAGCGCCTGCCATCACGTAACATTCTCAAATCGGTATACAGGCGTACCTGTCAGGAACAGCATGGATCTATTCTCTTTCGAGAGAAAGATATTCCTGGCCATCCCGCCGGATGAGACTCAAAATTTCTCAGGGCAACTGGAAAAAGGCACCCTGCGTGATTACCAGCGCGTATTTGATCAGGAGAACATGCGGCACGTGGTTGTACCCATGAGGGGGGCAAGACTTGAGTTTTCAGCACTCAGGATTACTCTTGAGGAATACAGGAAAATTGTGTCCGGAATGATCCATTCCCTTGACATTGCTGACTATTCAACATATGCTTCCGTAATATCAGGCAGCGATGAGAAATGCAGGTTCCTTACAGATTCCAACGGGTCGATCATTGCCTAG
- a CDS encoding PLP-dependent cysteine synthase family protein, translating to MNSEPFQSITEMIGNTPMIRIRKLLKPRSADVYAKLEWFNIGGSVKDRTALSLIETAEAAGVLRKGKTIIEATSGNTGIALAMLGAAKGYGVTIVMSEGASIERRKLISAYGADLVLTPVSKGTAGAIEQKERLIRENPGKFVSLDQFHDPANPYVHFNTTAREILRQMNWKIDAMVMTIGTGGTSTGIALRLREALPSVKIIGVTPKVGVRIDGIRNPAEPNPSRNVRLDLMDEVIEIDDIQKAMCFETGRRAAREEGLLLGMSSACALHVSLDVAAKIGRGKNVVTLFPDNGLKYLSTELFEDLGHAP from the coding sequence ATGAATTCGGAACCGTTCCAATCAATCACTGAAATGATAGGCAATACACCAATGATCAGGATCAGAAAGCTGCTGAAGCCCAGATCTGCGGACGTCTATGCCAAACTGGAATGGTTCAATATCGGTGGGTCTGTAAAGGACAGGACTGCCCTGTCACTGATAGAAACAGCCGAAGCAGCGGGGGTACTGAGGAAGGGAAAGACAATTATCGAGGCAACATCTGGAAATACAGGGATCGCTCTTGCGATGCTGGGGGCGGCCAAGGGTTACGGTGTAACAATCGTCATGTCCGAGGGAGCAAGCATAGAGCGAAGGAAGCTGATCTCAGCATATGGAGCCGATCTTGTTCTGACACCCGTTTCAAAGGGAACCGCAGGTGCAATAGAGCAGAAAGAACGCCTCATCAGGGAAAACCCCGGGAAATTCGTTTCCCTTGACCAGTTCCATGATCCTGCCAACCCCTACGTGCACTTCAACACCACGGCACGGGAAATCCTGCGCCAGATGAACTGGAAGATCGATGCCATGGTAATGACAATAGGAACAGGCGGAACAAGCACAGGAATAGCCCTCAGGCTCCGGGAGGCACTCCCTTCCGTGAAAATCATAGGGGTAACGCCGAAGGTAGGAGTGAGGATAGACGGCATAAGGAATCCTGCTGAACCCAACCCATCCAGAAATGTGCGTCTTGATCTCATGGATGAGGTCATTGAGATCGACGATATTCAGAAAGCAATGTGCTTCGAGACTGGCAGGAGGGCAGCCAGGGAAGAGGGTCTTCTGCTGGGCATGAGCTCTGCCTGCGCACTCCACGTCTCCCTGGATGTGGCAGCGAAGATTGGCAGGGGAAAGAACGTTGTCACTCTCTTTCCCGACAACGGATTGAAGTATCTCTCCACAGAACTGTTTGAAGACCTTGGGCATGCACCGTGA
- a CDS encoding mevalonate pyrophosphate decarboxylase, translating into MSDPKELGDLIHRELIRLGIWREAAVGTANLESEKTGVGYGYPIIGLEKFLGYFDRSLNIANFPSISLLTDFSYAVSYCKYIEKPASDLVSLDGSTDRKYQDRARKALSFFKSLYGITGSFLFYIRRIRKYDNAKGLGESAAVAAAVARSITSCALEETAARNDELVSRLARLVSGSGTRSVTGGVSMWLSYPYINEKECHGIRLPVDQKKIHFGAFPMPSGWLTDDAHTLAESSPFYGRWEAEKFDRILEEIQNGFSIENLLTRAQDEMFKLNSVILSTGNFIQIPESLSIINDLKEFTQKNSALHYTADTGPSIVLMSQDRSVIEEFTEGRKEKFIWGKSPEKLPDGDRFGKEAQEFFMENA; encoded by the coding sequence ATGTCCGATCCTAAGGAACTGGGAGACCTGATTCACCGGGAACTTATCAGGCTTGGCATATGGCGGGAAGCTGCAGTAGGTACCGCAAATCTGGAATCGGAAAAGACTGGTGTGGGCTACGGTTATCCCATAATAGGTCTTGAGAAGTTCCTGGGCTATTTCGACCGATCACTGAATATTGCAAATTTTCCTTCTATATCATTGCTCACCGATTTCAGTTACGCTGTATCATACTGCAAATACATCGAGAAACCTGCATCAGACCTGGTTTCCCTTGATGGTTCCACCGACAGGAAGTATCAGGATCGTGCACGAAAGGCACTTTCGTTCTTCAAGAGCCTTTACGGTATAACAGGTTCATTCCTTTTCTATATCAGAAGAATAAGAAAATATGATAATGCAAAGGGTCTGGGAGAATCAGCAGCGGTGGCTGCAGCCGTGGCGAGATCGATCACATCCTGTGCACTGGAAGAAACCGCTGCCAGGAATGATGAACTTGTATCCAGGCTGGCAAGGCTTGTTTCCGGGTCCGGAACCAGATCGGTCACGGGTGGCGTGTCCATGTGGTTATCGTATCCCTATATAAACGAGAAAGAATGCCATGGCATCCGGCTTCCCGTTGACCAGAAGAAGATCCACTTCGGCGCATTCCCCATGCCCTCAGGTTGGCTTACGGATGATGCCCACACGCTGGCAGAATCATCCCCTTTTTACGGCAGGTGGGAGGCTGAGAAATTTGACAGGATTCTTGAGGAAATACAGAATGGATTCTCCATTGAAAATCTCCTGACCAGGGCACAGGATGAAATGTTCAAACTCAACTCCGTTATCCTCTCCACCGGGAACTTTATACAGATACCTGAAAGTCTTTCCATAATCAACGACCTGAAGGAATTCACGCAAAAGAATTCTGCACTGCATTATACTGCGGATACCGGCCCCAGCATAGTACTCATGAGCCAGGATCGATCCGTCATAGAGGAATTCACTGAGGGAAGAAAGGAGAAATTTATCTGGGGAAAAAGCCCGGAAAAGTTGCCTGATGGTGACAGATTCGGCAAGGAGGCCCAGGAATTCTTCATGGAAAACGCTTAA